Proteins encoded by one window of Salvia splendens isolate huo1 chromosome 14, SspV2, whole genome shotgun sequence:
- the LOC121765728 gene encoding G-type lectin S-receptor-like serine/threonine-protein kinase LECRK3, with product MSTLTILFLLLVSTAAEAQTRSSNITLGSSLTPTSNSSWPSPSGVYAFGFFPLHVNSYAVGIFLPNKTVVWTANRDTNPTVPDNVVSLLLSDDGRLILRRRQGPDVEVISPSTIIASASMLDSGNFVLYDSESRIIWQSFDHPTNILLPGQRLTSGKALFSSASETDYRRGIFKLTMQGDGNLVQYPVDSPSLGPYAYYNSETDGAGGNVSLELDSDGRLYLVNSSLPLKNISSGGFPTQGSINLMRLDVGGIFSIYSLSLGNLTMTRRWSSTLDKCDPKGFCGVNSFCVLMDNKPECPCLPSFVNVQSGNNTAGCSRNFVAQGCAKIDDRLKYDMRRVENSEWEDNSYENLNVMSEEECSKACLDDCNCEAAFFKDNQCKKQKLPLRFGRRSIGTSNIALVRVSTTTEPNIGGNSDHNRIIKKEQHMVLLIIGIVLMSIGLLALSISVIFHHKKQKNYNRINKDDGANFVEGISLQAFTFEHLSEATKGFKEEVGRGASGTVFKGVLQNGQKMVAVKRLEKEFTQGEREFQTELKTIGKMYHRNLVRLLGYCLDGAHKLLVFEYMSNGSLADILFNQQKRLSWEERMEIARDISRGILYLHQECETQIVHCDIKPQNILMDEKWCAKISDFGLAKLLKQDQTNTYSGIRGTKGYVAPEWYLKQAITVKADVYSFGVMLLEIICCRKCVDWSRSEDEAILEEWVYDCYSSRKIGSLVGDEMVEERKVERMVKIGIWCVQYDPSLRPTMKKVLLMLEGTVEIPIPPSPSSFLSSTI from the coding sequence ATGTCCACCCTCACAATCTTGTTTCTCCTCCTCGTTTCTACAGCAGCAGAGGCCCAAACAAGATCATCCAACATCACCTTAGGCTCTTCCCTCACACCCACCTCCAACTCCTCCTGGCCTTCCCCCTCTGGTGTGTACGCCTTTGGATTCTTCCCCCTTCATGTTAACAGCTACGCTGTCGGCATCTTTCTTCCCAACAAAACCGTCGTCTGGACAGCAAATAGGGACACCAATCCAACCGTCCCTGACAATGTCGTCTCCCTGCTACTATCTGACGACGGCAGGCTAATCCTGCGCCGGAGGCAAGGCCCAGATGTAGAGGTCATCAGCCCCTCCACAATCATCGCGTCGGCATCAATGCTCGACAGCGGCAACTTTGTTCTCTACGATTCCGAGTCCAGAATCATCTGGCAGAGTTTCGACCACCCGACCAACATCCTCCTCCCCGGCCAGCGACTAACATCGGGGAAAGCGCTCTTCTCCAGTGCATCCGAGACCGACTACAGGAGAGGGATTTTCAAGCTGACGATGCAGGGGGATGGAAACCTTGTGCAGTATCCTGTCGACTCACCGAGCTTAGGGCCTTACGCTTACTATAACTCAGAAACAGACGGAGCAGGTGGTAATGTCTCTCTAGAGCTCGACAGCGATGGCCGCCTTTATCTTGTCAACAGTAGTTTGCCTCTGAAGAATATATCCAGTGGTGGATTCCCTACGCAGGGGTCGATCAATCTCATGAGGCTTGATGTCGGAGGAATTTTCAGCATCTACTCTCTGTCGCTTGGTAATCTCACCATGACCAGGAGATGGTCCTCCACGCTCGACAAATGTGATCCCAAAGGTTTTTGTGGAGTCAACTCCTTCTGCGTTCTGATGGATAATAAACCGGAATGTCCGTGTCTTCCCAGTTTCGTCAACGTTCAGTCTGGCAACAACACAGCTGGCTGTTCTAGAAACTTCGTAGCGCAGGGCTGTGCCAAAATTGACGATAGATTGAAATACGACATGAGAAGGGTCGAAAACTCAGAATGGGAGGATAACTCatatgagaatttgaatgtaaTGAGCGAAGAAGAGTGCAGCAAAGCATGCCTCGATGACTGCAACTGCGAAGCAGCCTTCTTTAAAGACAACCAATGCAAAAAGCAGAAGCTTCCGTTAAGATTCGGCAGAAGGTCTATTGGAACCTCAAACATAGCTCTCGTTCGCGTGAGTACCACCACGGAGCCCAATATAGGAGGCAATTCCGACCATaacagaataataaaaaaagagcaGCATATGGTGCTCCTCATCATCGGCATTGTGCTTATGTCTATAGGCCTCTTGGCCTTATCAATTTCTGTAATCTTTCATCACAAGAAACAGAAGAACTACAACAGGATCAATAAGGACGATGGAGCTAACTTTGTCGAGGGAATTTCGCTTCAAGCATTCACATTCGAGCATCTGTCCGAAGCAACAAAGGGCTTCAAGGAAGAGGTGGGGAGAGGAGCATCCGGAACAGTGTTCAAAGGGGTTCTTCAGAATGGCCAGAAAATGGTGGCAGTGAAGAGGTTGGAGAAAGAGTTCACAcaaggagagagagagttccAGACAGAGCTGAAGACGATTGGGAAGATGTATCACCGAAACCTAGTCCGACTCCTCGGTTACTGTCTCGATGGAGCCCATAAACTGCTGGTGTTTGAGTACATGAGCAACGGCTCCCTTGCTGACATACTTTTCAATCAACAGAAACGGTTGAGCTGGGAGGAACGGATGGAGATCGCTCGAGATATATCGAGAGGGATACTATATCTGCACCAAGAGTGTGAGACACAGATTGTTCACTGTGATATAAAGCCACAGAACATACTTATGGACGAGAAGTGGTGCGCTAAGATATCTGATTTCGGGCTGGCAAAGCTCCTGAAACAAGATCAGACTAATACGTATAGTGGAATAAGAGGGACTAAGGGCTATGTTGCACCGGAGTGGTACCTGAAGCAGGCGATCACAGTGAAAGCAGATGTGTATAGCTTCGGAGTGATGCTGCTGGAGATCATATGCTGCAGGAAGTGCGTTGATTGGAGCAGGAGTGAGGATGAGGCGATTCTTGAGGAATGGGTTTACGACTGTTATTCATCGAGGAAGATTGGGAGTTTGGTTGGGGATGAGATGGTGGAGGAGAGGAAAGTAGAGAGGATGGTGAAGATAGGGATTTGGTGTGTGCAATATGATCCTTCGCTGCGCCCAACTATGAAGAAAGTTTTGCTAATGTTGGAGGGAACTGTCGAGATTCCGATACCTCCAAGTCCGAGTTCTTTCTTAAGTAGTACAATCTAG
- the LOC121764476 gene encoding G-type lectin S-receptor-like serine/threonine-protein kinase LECRK3, with protein sequence MLDNGNFILYDSNSRIIWQSFDHPTNTLLQGQRLPPGKVLFSSASETDYGRGIFKLSMQGDGNLVQYPVISPSSAAYAYYSTGTAGAGGNVSLNLDSDGRLYLLNGSLPLRNISRGRFPTQGSINLMRLDVGGIFRIYSLSLGNLTMTRRWSTTDDECVPIGFCGVNAFCILMDNAAECRCLPGFVYVQSGNNTAGCSRNFVAQGCAKIDDRLKYDMRRVENSEWEDNSYEIWDVMSEEECSKACLDDCNCEAAFFKDSQCRKQRLPLRFGRRSMGNSNIALVRVSTTTEPNIGGNSDHKSIIKKERRVDILIIGIVLMSIGVLALLISVIFAHKKRKSYNKISIQDGANFVEGISLKVFTFEHLSEATNGFKEELGRGASGTVFKGVLQNGQKMVAVKRLEKEFAQGEIEFQTELKTIGKMYHKNLVRLLGYCLDGDHKLLVFEYMSNGSLADILFNKEKQPSWEERMEITRDISRGILYLHEECVTQIIHCDIKPQNILMDGNWCAKISDFWLAKHLKQDQTNTYTGIRGTKGYVAPEWYQKQAITVKADVYSFGVMLLEIICCRKCVDWSRNEDEAILEEWVYDCYATGKIGSLVEDEMVEERKVERMVKIGIWCVQYDPSLRPTMKKVLLMLEGTVDIPIPPNPSSFLSSI encoded by the coding sequence ATGCTCGACAACGGCAACTTTATTCTCTACGATTCCAATTCCAGAATCATCTGGCAAAGCTTTGACCACCCTACCAACACCCTCCTACAGGGCCAGCGCCTCCCGCCAGGGAAAGTGCTCTTCTCCAGCGCCTCTGAGACCGACTATGGGAGAGGGATTTTCAAGCTGTCGATGCAGGGCGATGGAAACCTTGTGCAGTATCCTGTCATTTCCCCGAGCTCAGCGGCATACGCTTACTATTCCACAGGCACAGCCGGAGCAGGTGGTAATGTCTCTCTCAACCTTGACAGCGACGGTCGTCTTTATCTACTCAACGGTAGCTTGCCTCTGCGGAATATATCCCGTGGTAGATTCCCTACGCAGGGATCCATCAATCTCATGAGGCTTGATGTTGGAGGAATCTTCCGcatctactctctctctctcggtaaTCTCACCATGACCAGGAGATGGTCCACTACAGACGACGAGTGTGTTCCCATAGGTTTCTGCGGAGTCAACGCCTTTTGTATTCTGATGGATAATGCTGCGGAATGTCGGTGTCTTCCCGGTTTTGTCTACGTTCAGTCCGGCAACAACACAGCTGGCTGTTCTAGAAACTTCGTAGCGCAGGGCTGTGCCAAAATTGACGATAGATTGAAATACGACATGAGAAGGGTCGAAAACTCAGAATGGGAGGATAACTCGTACGAGATTTGGGATGTGATGAGTGAAGAAGAGTGCAGCAAAGCATGCCTCGATGACTGCAACTGCGAAGCAGCCTTCTTTAAAGACAgccaatgcagaaaacagaggcTTCCATTAAGATTCGGTAGAAGGTCTATGGGAAACTCAAACATAGCTCTCGTTCGCGTCAGTACAACCACGGAGCCCAATATAGGAGGCAATTCCGACCACAAAAGCATTATCAAGAAAGAGCGGCGTGTAGACATCCTAATCATCGGCATTGTGCTTATGTCAATAGGCGTCTTGGCATTGTTAATTTCTGTGATCTTCGCTCACAAGAAGCGGAAGAGCTACAATAAGATCAGTATCCAAGATGGTGCTAACTTTGTGGAGGGCATTTCGCTGAAAGTGTTCACATTTGAACATTTGTCCGAAGCAACAAATGGCTTTAAGGAAGAGCTGGGGAGAGGAGCGTCGGGCACAGTGTTCAAAGGGGTTCTGCAGAATGGCCAGAAAATGGTGGCGGTGAAGAGGTTGGAGAAGGAATTCGCACAAGGAGAGATAGAGTTCCAGACAGAATTGAAGACGATTGGGAAGATGTATCACAAGAACCTAGTCCGGCTCCTAGGTTACTGCCTCGACGGAGACCACAAACTGCTGGTGTTTGAGTACATGAGCAACGGATCCCTCGCTGACATACTTTTCAATAAAGAGAAACAGCCAAGCTGGGAGGAACGGATGGAGATCACTCGTGATATATCTAGAGGGATTTTGTACCTGCACGAAGAGTGCGTGACGCAGATCATTCACTGCGATATAAAGCCTCAGAACATACTCATGGACGGGAATTGGTGCGCTAAGATATCGGACTTTTGGCTGGCGAAGCACCTAAAACAAGATCAGACTAATACGTATACCGGGATAAGAGGTACTAAGGGATATGTTGCACCAGAGTGGTACCAAAAGCAGGCGATCACGGTGAAAGCAGATGTATATAGCTTTGGAGTGATGCTGTTGGAGATCATATGCTGTAGGAAGTGCGTTGATTGGAGTAGGAATGAGGATGAGGCGATTCTTGAGGAATGGGTTTACGACTGTTATGCAACGGGAAAGATTGGGAGTCTGGTTGAGGACGAGATGGTAGAGGAGAGGAAAGTGGAGAGGATGGTGAAGATAGGGATATGGTGTGTGCAATATGATCCGTCGCTGCGTCCAACTATGAAGAAAGTTCTGCTAATGTTGGAGGGAACTGTCGACATTCCAATACCTCCAAATCCTTCTTCTTTCTTAAGTTCAATCTAA